The following coding sequences lie in one Arachis ipaensis cultivar K30076 chromosome B05, Araip1.1, whole genome shotgun sequence genomic window:
- the LOC107643010 gene encoding uncharacterized protein At4g22758 isoform X2 yields the protein MLRSSSRRRSPAIRSRRIKPPHPSPSPSPSSRRRSKNKSRPDFKILKRCSSAPLLLSRGRDDFFEYELKSEGSLFRPQTFSEAFVSSPSLFASSPILVPNKRYEKEAKVVVNVTVEGSPGPVRTMVKLGSSVDDTIKRVIDIYREEGRSPSLDLDAPSSTFQLHQSHFSLQSLDKSELIGDVGSRSFYLRKSNGTSGMDSFHSESTPELVTHSSVPKTPSPFFLESFIAGKINKIVRRAKRLWNMVVCSQ from the exons ATGTTGCGGAGCAGTTCGCGCCGACGATCGCCGGCGATCCGATCCCGGAGAATCAAACCGCCGCATCCCTCGCCGTCGCCATCTCCGTCATCTCGTCGGAGGTCCAAAAATAAGTCGAGGCCTGATTTCAAGATCTTGAAGCGCTGCTCATCGGCGCCTCTGCTTCTCTCGAGAGGCAGAGACGATTTCTTCGAATATGAGTTGAAGAGCGAAGGGAGCCTTTTTCGCCCTCAAACCTTCTCCGAAGCCTTCGTTTCTTCCCCTTCTCTCTTTGCTTCCTCTCCAATCCTTGTACCTAACAAG AGGTATGAGAAGGAAGCTAAGGTGGTGGTTAATGTAACGGTTGAAGGAAGTCCAGGGCCAGTGAGAACCATGGTGAAATTGGGATCCAGTGTGGATGACACAATAAAGCGCGTGATCGATATATATAGAGAAGAAGGCAGGAGCCCCAGCCTCGACCTTGATGCACCTTCATCAACATTCCAATTGCATCAATCCCATTTCAGTCTCCAAA GTTTGGACAAATCAGAACTGATCGGGGATGTAGGTAGTAGAAGTTTTTATCTCCGGAAGAGTAATGGAACATCTGGCATGGATTCATTTCACTCAGAAAGTACACCCGAATTAGTTACACATAGCTCTGTTCCAAAAACTCCGTCTCCGTTCTTTCTAGAGTCTTTTATAGCCGGGAAGATCAACAAAATCGTAAGAAGGGCTAAAAGGCTCTGGAACATGGTAGTTTGCTCGCAGTAA
- the LOC107643010 gene encoding uncharacterized protein At4g22758 isoform X1, translated as MLRSSSRRRSPAIRSRRIKPPHPSPSPSPSSRRRSKNKSRPDFKILKRCSSAPLLLSRGRDDFFEYELKSEGSLFRPQTFSEAFVSSPSLFASSPILVPNKLHQRYEKEAKVVVNVTVEGSPGPVRTMVKLGSSVDDTIKRVIDIYREEGRSPSLDLDAPSSTFQLHQSHFSLQSLDKSELIGDVGSRSFYLRKSNGTSGMDSFHSESTPELVTHSSVPKTPSPFFLESFIAGKINKIVRRAKRLWNMVVCSQ; from the exons ATGTTGCGGAGCAGTTCGCGCCGACGATCGCCGGCGATCCGATCCCGGAGAATCAAACCGCCGCATCCCTCGCCGTCGCCATCTCCGTCATCTCGTCGGAGGTCCAAAAATAAGTCGAGGCCTGATTTCAAGATCTTGAAGCGCTGCTCATCGGCGCCTCTGCTTCTCTCGAGAGGCAGAGACGATTTCTTCGAATATGAGTTGAAGAGCGAAGGGAGCCTTTTTCGCCCTCAAACCTTCTCCGAAGCCTTCGTTTCTTCCCCTTCTCTCTTTGCTTCCTCTCCAATCCTTGTACCTAACAAG TTACATCAGAGGTATGAGAAGGAAGCTAAGGTGGTGGTTAATGTAACGGTTGAAGGAAGTCCAGGGCCAGTGAGAACCATGGTGAAATTGGGATCCAGTGTGGATGACACAATAAAGCGCGTGATCGATATATATAGAGAAGAAGGCAGGAGCCCCAGCCTCGACCTTGATGCACCTTCATCAACATTCCAATTGCATCAATCCCATTTCAGTCTCCAAA GTTTGGACAAATCAGAACTGATCGGGGATGTAGGTAGTAGAAGTTTTTATCTCCGGAAGAGTAATGGAACATCTGGCATGGATTCATTTCACTCAGAAAGTACACCCGAATTAGTTACACATAGCTCTGTTCCAAAAACTCCGTCTCCGTTCTTTCTAGAGTCTTTTATAGCCGGGAAGATCAACAAAATCGTAAGAAGGGCTAAAAGGCTCTGGAACATGGTAGTTTGCTCGCAGTAA